A genomic window from Osmerus eperlanus chromosome 5, fOsmEpe2.1, whole genome shotgun sequence includes:
- the cops2 gene encoding COP9 signalosome complex subunit 2 isoform X2, giving the protein MSDMEDDFMCDDEEDYDLEYSEDSNSEPNVDLENQYYNSKALKEDDPKAALSSFQKVLELEGEKGEWGFKALKQMIKINFKLTNFPEMMNRYKQLLTYIRSAVTRNYSEKSINSILDYISTSKQMDLLQEFYETTLDALKDAKNDRLWFKTNTKLGKLYLEREEYGKLQRILRQLHQSCQTDDGEDDLKKGTQLLEIYALEIQMYTAQKNNKKQKALYEQSLHIKSAIPHPLIMGVIRECGGKMHLREGEFEKAHTDFFEAFKNYDESGSPRRTTCLKYLVLANMLMKSGINPFDSQEAKPYKNDPDILAMTNLVSAYQNNDITEFETILKTNHSNIMDDPFIREHIEELLRNIRTQVLIKVIKPYTRIHIPFISKELNIDVSDVESLLVQCILDSTINGRIDQVNQLLELDHQKRGGALYIGLDKWSNQLNTLNQAIVSKLA; this is encoded by the exons ATGTCCGATATGGAAGATGACTTCATGTGCGACGATGAGGAAGATTATGATCTG GAATATTCGGAGGACAGCAACTCCGAACCCAATGTTGATTTGGAGAATCAATATTACAACTCGAAGGCACTGAAAGAAGACGACCCCAAGGCGGCTCTCAGTAGCTTTCAAAAG GTGCTGGAACTTGAAGGTGAAAAAGGAGAATGGGGGTTCAAGGCCTTGAAACAAATGATCAAGATAAACTTTAAACTG ACAAACTTTCCTGAAATGATGAATAGGTACAAACAGCTTTTAACCTACATTCGGAGTGCAGTTACAAGGAACTACTCAGAAAAGTCCATTAATTCGATCCTTGATTATATCTCAACATCAAAACAG ATGGACTTGCTGCAGGAGTTTTATGAAACAACTTTGGATGCATTAAAAGATGCCAAAAATGACAGGCTTTGGTTTAAGACGAACACTAAG CTTGGGAAGCtgtacctggagagagaggagtatggGAAGCTTCAGAGGATTCTCAGGCAGCTTCACCAGTCATGTCAg ACGGATGATGGGGAGGATGATCTTAAGAAAGGAACTCAGCTACTGGAGATTTACGCCCTTGAGATTCAGATGTACACAGCACAGAAGAACAACAAGAAGCAGAAGGCCCTGTACGAACAGTCCCTGCACATCAAATCTGCCATCCCACATCCTCTTATCATGGGAGTGATCAGAG AATGTGGAGGCAAAATGCATCTAAGAGAAGGTGAATTTGAGAAGGCTCACACAGACTTCTTTGAAGCTTTCAAAAATTATGACGAATCCGGAAGCCCTAGAAGAACCACCTGTCTGAAATACCTGGTGTTGGCCAATATGCTGATGAAATCTGGAATCAACCCCTTTGACTCTCAAGAA GCCAAGCCATATAAAAATGACCCAGACATTCTTGCCATGACAAACTTGGTAAG tgCCTACCAAAACAATGACATCACAGAGTTTGAGACAATTCTGAAGACGAATCACAGCAACATAATGGATGATCCGTTTATAAGAGAACACATAGAAG AGTTGTTACGTAACATTAGAACACAAGTGCTCATCAAGGTGATCAAGCCTTACACTAGAATACACATCCCTTTTATCTCAAAG GAGTTAAACATTGACGTGTCAGATGTTGAGAGCTTGCTGGTACAGTGCATTCTAGACAG CACAATCAATGGCCGAATTGACCAAGTCAACCAACTTTTAGAGCTGGATCATCAGAAAAGAGGAGGTGCACTGTACATTGGGTTAGATAAATGGTCAAATCAACTGAACACACTTAACCAGGCCATTGTTAGCAAATTGGCCTAA
- the cops2 gene encoding COP9 signalosome complex subunit 2 isoform X1, protein MSDMEDDFMCDDEEDYDLVSEYSEDSNSEPNVDLENQYYNSKALKEDDPKAALSSFQKVLELEGEKGEWGFKALKQMIKINFKLTNFPEMMNRYKQLLTYIRSAVTRNYSEKSINSILDYISTSKQMDLLQEFYETTLDALKDAKNDRLWFKTNTKLGKLYLEREEYGKLQRILRQLHQSCQTDDGEDDLKKGTQLLEIYALEIQMYTAQKNNKKQKALYEQSLHIKSAIPHPLIMGVIRECGGKMHLREGEFEKAHTDFFEAFKNYDESGSPRRTTCLKYLVLANMLMKSGINPFDSQEAKPYKNDPDILAMTNLVSAYQNNDITEFETILKTNHSNIMDDPFIREHIEELLRNIRTQVLIKVIKPYTRIHIPFISKELNIDVSDVESLLVQCILDSTINGRIDQVNQLLELDHQKRGGALYIGLDKWSNQLNTLNQAIVSKLA, encoded by the exons ATGTCCGATATGGAAGATGACTTCATGTGCGACGATGAGGAAGATTATGATCTGGTAAGC GAATATTCGGAGGACAGCAACTCCGAACCCAATGTTGATTTGGAGAATCAATATTACAACTCGAAGGCACTGAAAGAAGACGACCCCAAGGCGGCTCTCAGTAGCTTTCAAAAG GTGCTGGAACTTGAAGGTGAAAAAGGAGAATGGGGGTTCAAGGCCTTGAAACAAATGATCAAGATAAACTTTAAACTG ACAAACTTTCCTGAAATGATGAATAGGTACAAACAGCTTTTAACCTACATTCGGAGTGCAGTTACAAGGAACTACTCAGAAAAGTCCATTAATTCGATCCTTGATTATATCTCAACATCAAAACAG ATGGACTTGCTGCAGGAGTTTTATGAAACAACTTTGGATGCATTAAAAGATGCCAAAAATGACAGGCTTTGGTTTAAGACGAACACTAAG CTTGGGAAGCtgtacctggagagagaggagtatggGAAGCTTCAGAGGATTCTCAGGCAGCTTCACCAGTCATGTCAg ACGGATGATGGGGAGGATGATCTTAAGAAAGGAACTCAGCTACTGGAGATTTACGCCCTTGAGATTCAGATGTACACAGCACAGAAGAACAACAAGAAGCAGAAGGCCCTGTACGAACAGTCCCTGCACATCAAATCTGCCATCCCACATCCTCTTATCATGGGAGTGATCAGAG AATGTGGAGGCAAAATGCATCTAAGAGAAGGTGAATTTGAGAAGGCTCACACAGACTTCTTTGAAGCTTTCAAAAATTATGACGAATCCGGAAGCCCTAGAAGAACCACCTGTCTGAAATACCTGGTGTTGGCCAATATGCTGATGAAATCTGGAATCAACCCCTTTGACTCTCAAGAA GCCAAGCCATATAAAAATGACCCAGACATTCTTGCCATGACAAACTTGGTAAG tgCCTACCAAAACAATGACATCACAGAGTTTGAGACAATTCTGAAGACGAATCACAGCAACATAATGGATGATCCGTTTATAAGAGAACACATAGAAG AGTTGTTACGTAACATTAGAACACAAGTGCTCATCAAGGTGATCAAGCCTTACACTAGAATACACATCCCTTTTATCTCAAAG GAGTTAAACATTGACGTGTCAGATGTTGAGAGCTTGCTGGTACAGTGCATTCTAGACAG CACAATCAATGGCCGAATTGACCAAGTCAACCAACTTTTAGAGCTGGATCATCAGAAAAGAGGAGGTGCACTGTACATTGGGTTAGATAAATGGTCAAATCAACTGAACACACTTAACCAGGCCATTGTTAGCAAATTGGCCTAA
- the galk2 gene encoding N-acetylgalactosamine kinase — MATHPPKLQVVMTSNERLQNLKKTFQKMYGEPPQFYACAPGRVNLIGEHIDYCGYAVLPMAIEQNILAAVSVNDSQTIQLANANPKYKDFTVSSKDIRIDQDNPQWHYYFLCGVKGVQDYLGLSPLAGMRCVVDGIVPPSSGLSSSSALVCCAGLLTMEANHESLSKVALAEICAKCEGYIGTEGGGMDQSISFLAEGGTAKFIEFHPLRATDVRLPEGAVFVISNSCVEMNKAATSHFNIRVVECRIATKILAKARGLEGNNLLKLAEVQTQLDASLEEMLGLVEEVLHPEPYSREEICKALGITSEQLCVDLLSANTQHVTHFKLFQRARHVYGEAARVLQFKSVCDSAPAGAIQLLGDLMKQSHASCRDLYECSCSELDQLVDICLNSGAVGSRLTGAGWGGCAVSMVPSEKVESFLQKVREQYYMPDSRRGALEKQSLFVSKPGGGAAIFLEE; from the exons ATGGCCACACATCCACCGAAGTTACAAGTTGTGATGACTTCAAATGAAAG GTTGCAAAACTTAAAAAAGACCTTTCAAAAAATGTATGGAGAGCCTCCCCAGTTCTATGCCTGTGCTCCTGGGAGAGTTAATTTAATAG GGGAGCATATTGATTACTGCGGCTATGCTGTTCTCCCAATGGCGATTGAACAGAATATTCTTGCAGCGGTCTCAGTCAACGATTCCCAAACAATTCAGTTGGCTAATGCAAATCCCAAATACAA GGATTTCACCGTCTCTAGCAAGGATATCAGGATCGACCAAGACAACCCACAGTGGCATTATTACTTTCTCTGTGGTGTTAAGGGCGTTCAG GATTACTTGGGGTTGTCTCCTCTGGCTGGGATGCGGTGTGTGGTGGATGGGATTGTCCCTCCTAGTTCAGGACTTTCCAGTTCAAGTGCCCTGGTGTGCTGTGCAGGTCTCCTAACAATGGAGGCTAATCACGAGTCTCTCTCTAAG GTGGCGCTTGCTGAGATCTGTGCCAAATGTGAGGGCTACATTGGCACAGAGGGAGGTGGTATGGACCAGTCGATCTCTTTCCTGGCAGAGGGGGGAACT GCAAAGTTCATAGAATTCCACCCTCTGCGGGCCACTGACGTCAGGCTCCCTGAAGGAGCGGTGTTTGTCATCTCTAACTCCTGCGTAGAGATGAACAAAGCCGCTACATCTCACTTCAACATTCGTGTCGTAGAGTGCCGGATAGCCACCAAG ATACTGGCCAAGGCCCGGGGCCTGGAGGGGAACAACCTTCTGAAGCTGGCTGAGGTCCAGACGCAGCTAGATGCCTCCCTGGAGGAGATGCtgggcctggtggaggaggtgctgcATCCGGAGCCCTACAGCAGAGAGGAGATCTGCAAGGCCCTGGGAATCACCTCTGAGcagctgtgtgtggacctgctcAGTGCCAACACCCAGCATG TGACCCACTTCAAGCTGTTCCAGCGTGCCAGGCATGTTTATGGTGAGGCCGCTCGGGTGCTCCAGTTTAAGAGTGTGTGCGATTCTGCACCAGCTGGGGCCATTCAGCTCCTAGGAGACCTGATGAAACAGAGCCACGCAAGCTGCAGGGACCTATACGAGTGCAGCTGCTCTGAACTCGACCAACTTGTGGACATATGTCT GAACTCGGGGGCTGTGGGCTCTCGGCTTACAGGGGCCGGGTGGGGAGGCTGTGCCGTCTCCATGGTACCCAGTGAGAAGGTGGAGTCCTTCCTGCAGAAGGTTAGGGAGCAGTACTACATGCCAGATTCCCGACGAGGGGCTCTGGAGAAACAGAGTCTGTTCGTGTCcaagcctggaggaggagcagccatTTTTCTTGAAGAGTGA